In the Drosophila takahashii strain IR98-3 E-12201 chromosome 3R, DtakHiC1v2, whole genome shotgun sequence genome, one interval contains:
- the LOC108065429 gene encoding aminopeptidase N-like: MKWFFIYVIALWLGLSMAILESSYNYYRLPTSLRPQKYYLRILTQLESPEELRFSGTSKILIEALENTSNITLHSRDLAIDESQITLRQISDEGDLDNCIASTEVNPIHDFYILKTCQELLAGHVYELILPFSAELNRQLEGYYRSSYLDPVTKETRWISLTQFAPSSARLAFPCFDEPGYKAPFIVILGYHKNYTALSNMPVKETKPDKSLPDFVWNEFEESLPMSTYLVAYSINDFANKPSTLPNSVQFRTWARSSAIDQCDFAAEFGPKVLQYYDEFFDIKFPLPKIDQFVVPDLSYSAMENWGLVTYRESRFLFSPEHSSLADQQQLAYLVAHELAHQWFGNLVTMKWWTDLWLNEGFATYVSSLGVEHIYPNWHSKDRGALSSLMTTFRLDALMCSHPISRPIQMVTEIEESFDQISYQKGSSVLRMMHLFLGEDSFRSGLKSYLQLYAYKNAEQDNLWECLTQAAHQNEELSQNYDIKTIMDSWTLQTGYPVVNVIRDYASKTAKLTQERYLRDTDLSRADNGGCWWVPLSYTTKEEKDFSNTAPKAWVECTKTGESLPKTVQDLPGSDQWVIFNNQLSTPYKVNYDAQNWKLLIETLNSEFESIHVINRAQLIDDVLYFAWTGEQDYETALRVIDYLQRERELLPWKSTLDNLKLLSKILRQTPNFGFFKRYMKKLLSPIYEHLYGMNDTFSSIQQQNQILLKTMVVDWACEYQVSDCVSRAQSYFRRWRSEANPDEKNPIPINFRSTVYCTAIRHGTDEDWDFLWTRYKKSNVGSEKQTILSTLGCSREVWILQRYLKAAFDPEGPIRMHDSSLSFQAVASNEVGFHLAKDYLIDNVDSIIKNFDRPTRLLPPLSEQVITARNLNEFKEFVKSSEESLEAVHLVVQQSLETMVTNVQWMKRNYHQFSHSIQLHLETISYS; the protein is encoded by the exons ATGAAATGGTTCTTCATATATGTGATTGCCCTCTGGCTGGGCCTATCCATGGCTATATTAGAGTCCAGCTATAACTACTATCGTCTGCCGACTTCCCTACGACCCCAAAAGTATTATCTGCGCATCCTAACACAGCTGGAAAGTCCAGAAGAACTCCGCTTCAGCGGTAcatccaaaattttaattgaagctCTCGAAAACACCAGTAACATCACATTGCACTCGAGGGATCTGGCTATCGATGAATCGCAGATCACTCTTCGCCAAATCAGCGATGAAGGGGATCTGGATAACTGCATAGCCTCAACAGAAGTAAATCCCATACATGACTTCTATATCCTCAAAACCTGCCAAGAGTTATTGGCTGGCCATGTCTATGAACTTATTTTACCCTTCTCAGCTGAGTTGAACCGACAACTTGAGGGCTACTATCGTAGTTCCTACTTGGATCCTGTGACTAAGGAAACGAG ATGGATCAGTCTTACCCAATTCGCACCTTCTTCGGCACGATTGGCATTCCCCTGCTTCGATGAGCCTGGCTACAAGGCACCCTTCATAGTGATATTAGGCTACCATAAAAATTACACGGCCCTTAGCAATATGCCCGTGAAAGAAACTAAGCCAga TAAATCCCTTCCCGACTTTGTGTGGAACGAGTTCGAAGAGTCATTGCCAATGTCTACCTACCTCGTAGCGTATTCCATAAACGACTTTGCCAACAAACCATCAACGCTTCCGAATAGCGTCCAATTCCGAACCTGGGCCCGTTCTAGTGCCATCGATCAATGCGATTTTGCGGCGGAGTTTGGACCCAAAGTTCTTCAGTACTACGATGAGTTTTTCGACATTAAATTCCCGCTACCGAAGATCGATCAGTTCGTCGTGCCCGATTTGAGTTACAGTGCCATGGAGAACTGGGGTCTGGTGACTTATAGAGAATCCAGATTTCTTTTCTCTCCGGAGCATTCTTCGCTGGCGGACCAACAACAGTTGGCCTATTTAGTGGCTCATGAGTTGGCACACCAATGGTTCGGAAATCTG GTCACTATGAAGTGGTGGACTGACCTCTGGCTCAACGAGGGATTCGCCACTTATGTGAGCAGCTTGGGTGTGGAGCACATTTACCCCAATTGGCACTCAAAAGACAGAGGTGCTCTAAGCTCCCTAATGACCACCTTCCGCCTGGATGCTTTGATGTGCAGCCACCCAATATCGAGACCCATTCAAATGGTAACGGAGATCGAGGAAAGCTTCGATCAGATTTCGTACCAAAAGGGATCTTCAGTTCTGCGAATGATGCACTTGTTCCTGGGCGAAGATTCCTTCCGATCCGGCCTGAAATCGTATCTACAGCTGTATGCTTATAAGAACGCCGAACAGGATAATCTTTGGGAGTGTCTCACCCAAGCTGCTCATCAGAATGAGGAACTGTCCCAGAACTACGACATCAAGACAATTATGGACTCGTGGACTCTGCAAACCGG TTATCCTGTAGTCAATGTGATCCGTGACTATGCGTCAAAAACCGCGAAGCTTACTCAAGAGCGATACCTTAGGGATACCGATTTATCTAGAGCCGACAATGGAGGATGTTGGTGGGTGCCCCTAAGTTACACGACGAAGGAGGAGAAGGACTTTAGTAACACGGCTCCCAAGGCGTGGGTGGAGTGCACCAAGACTGGTGAAAGTTTGCCCAAGACAGTACAAGATCTTCCTGGATCCGATCAGTGGGTGATCTTTAACAACCAGCTGTCGACACCATACAAAGTAAACTACGATGCTCAGAACTGGAAGCTTTTGATCGAGACTTTGAACAGCGAGTTCGAGAGCATTCACGTTATCAACAGGGCCCAACTAATAGACGATGTCCTGTACTTTGCCTGGACAGGAGAACAGGACTACGAGACCGCCTTGCGAGTTATCGATTATTTGCAGAGGGAGCGAGAGCTTCTTCCTTGGAAGTCGACCCTCGACAATCTAAAGTTGTTGAGCAAGATTCTTCGACAAACACCGAACTTTGGGTTCTTTAAA CGCTACATGAAGAAGCTCTTGAGTCCAATCTACGAGCACCTATACGGCATGAATGACACGTTCAGTTCGATCCAACAGCAGAATCAAATCCTGCTAAAGACGATGGTAGTTGATTGGGCATGTGAGTACCAGGTATCCGATTGTGTATCCCGGGCACAGTCCTATTTCCGCCGCTGGAGATCCGAGGCTAATCCCGATGAGAAGAACCCTATTCCGATCAACTTTCGCAGCACTGTTTACTGTACCGCAATAAGACATGGAACCGATGAGGATTGGGACTTCCTTTGGACGCGGTACAAGAAATCAAATGTGGGTTCGGAAAAGCAAACCATTTTAAGTACTTTGGGTTGCTCGAGAGAAGTTTGGATATTGCAGCGTTACTTGAAGGCGGCATTTGATCCTGAAGGTCCCATTCGTATGCATGATTCTTCTTTAAGCTTCCAAGCAGTAGCTTCTAATGAAGTGGGCTTCCACCTGGCAAAGGATTACTTAATTGACAACGTGGACTCTATTATCAAGAA CTTTGATCGACCCACTCGACTTTTGCCGCCACTTTCTGAGCAAGTTATTACGGCGAGGAACTTGAATGAGTTTAAGGAATTTGTTAAAAGTTCGGAAGAGTCTCTGGAAGCTGTTCATCTGGTGGTTCAGCAGAGTTTGGAGACAATGGTGACCAATGTGCAGTGGATGAAACGAAATTATCACCAGTTTTCGCACTCCATCCAGCTGCATTTGGAAACAATTTCTTATTCATAA
- the LOC108065367 gene encoding aminopeptidase Ey-like isoform X1, which yields MGLGITHTPGLTMKWFLFFVLAIGLGLCSSTVNSVSGYNYYRLPTALRPQKYYLRILTFLENPDDLRFAGTVKILIEALENTRNITLHSKNLTIDESQITLRQVSGEGRKDNCVSSTSVNPSQDYYILNTCEELLAGNVYKLSLPFSADLSRQLFGYYRSSYKDPVANVTRWLSSTQFEPAWARKAFPCFDEPSYKASFVVTLGYHKKLTALSNMPIKETKPHESLPNYVWSQFEESVPMSTYLVAYSVNDFANKPSTLPNGALFRTWARPNAIDQCDFAAEFGPRVLQYYEQFFGIKFPLPKIDQIAVPDFSAGAMENWGLVTYRESTLLFSEGHSSLADKQDLANVVAHELAHQWFGNLVTMKWWTDLWLNEGFATYVAGLGVHNIHPDWHSKDRGSLQSMMASFRLDSLVSSHPVSRPIQMVTEIEESFDAISYQKGSSVLRMMHLFMGEEAFRSGLKQYLQLYTYKNAEQDDLWVSLTQAAHRNGSLPRNYEIKTIMDSWTLQTGYPVVNVTRDYTAKSARLSQERYLRNTQIPRDQRVGCWWVPLSYTTEKEKDFSNTVPKAWMECSRNGESLPKTIYDLPGSDQWVIFNTQLSTPYKVNYDAQNWKLLIETLNSEDFESIHVINRAQLIDDILYFAWTGEQDYETALQVTNYLQRERDLLPWRAAFNNLKLLNRILRQTPNFGLFKSYMKKLLSPIYEHLNGMNDTFSSIQQQNEILLKTTVVDWACQYQVSDCVPRAQSYFRRWKSEANPDEKNPIPINFRSTVYCTAIRHGTDEDWDFLWTRYKKSNVGSEQQTILATLGCSREVWILQRYLEMAFNPKGGIRKQDSTLVFQAVASRQIGILLAKKYFMENVELIHKYYYPQTRTMSRLLKPFSEQVITTGDLNEFRTFTISSQKYLKGVRQAIQQTLETMLTNVQWKERNYQHFSRSIQQHLNNIPTSLEHLQKSTIKRNLNKLLVNI from the exons ATGGGACTTggaattacgcatacgcctg GTTTGACTATGAAGTGGTTTCTGTTCTTCGTACTGGCCATTGGCCTGGGTTTATGTTCATCCACGGTGAATTCGGTTTCCGGTTACAACTACTACCGATTGCCGACTGCTTTGAGGCCCCAAAAGTATTACTTGCGTATCCTGACATTTCTGGAAAATCCAGATGATTTGCGCTTTGCCGGGACAGTTAAAATCTTAATTGAAGCCCTGGAAAATACCAGGAACATAACGTTGCACTCAAAGAACCTGACCATAGATGAGTCCCAGATAACTCTTCGCCAAGTCAGCGGAGAGGGAAGAAAGGATAACTGTGTGTCCTCCACGTCGGTGAATCCCAGCCAAGACTATTACATCCTGAACACCTGTGAGGAACTTTTGGCTGGAAATGTTTACAAACTAAGCTTGCCCTTCTCCGCCGATTTAAGTCGACAACTGTTTGGCTATTACCGAAGTTCTTACAAAGATCCCGTTGCCAACGTTACGCG TTGGTTGTCTTCTACCCAATTTGAACCTGCTTGGGCTCGAAAGGCCTTTCCCTGCTTCGATGAGCCCAGCTATAAGGCGTCCTTTGTGGTCACATTGGGTTATCACAAGAAGCTCACGGCCCTCAGCAATATGCCCATAAAGGAAACCAAGCCTCA TGAATCGCTTCCCAACTACGTATGGAGTCAGTTTGAGGAGTCAGTGCCCATGTCCACTTACCTGGTGGCCTATTCCGTTAACGATTTCGCCAACAAGCCTTCTACTCTGCCAAATGGCGCTCTTTTCCGCACTTGGGCCAGACCCAATGCCATTGATCAATGTGATTTTGCAGCGGAGTTTGGACCCCGAGTACTCCAATACTATGAACAGTTCTTCGGCATCAAGTTTCCACTGCCCAAAATCGATCAGATAGCAGTTCCCGATTTCAGTGCCGGTGCCATGGAAAACTGGGGTCTGGTGACCTACAGGGAGTCCACACTTCTCTTCTCGGAAGGTCACTCTTCTTTGGCGGACAAACAGGACCTCGCCAATGTAGTGGCCCATGAGTTGGCCCATCAGTGGTTCGGAAATCTG GTCACCATGAAGTGGTGGACTGATCTCTGGCTCAACGAGGGATTCGCCACTTATGTGGCTGGCTTAGGAGTACACAACATCCATCCCGATTGGCACTCAAAGGACAGAGGTTCATTGCAATCCATGATGGCCTCCTTTCGTCTGGATTCTCTAGTCAGCAGTCACCCAGTTTCGAGGCCCATTCAAATGGTAACCGAGATCGAGGAAAGCTTCGATGCAATCTCTTACCAGAAGGGATCTTCAGTACTGCGAATGATGCACTTGTTTATGGGTGAAGAAGCCTTCCGATCCGGTTTGAAGCAGTACCTGCAGTTGTACACCTATAAGAATGCAGAACAGGATGATCTGTGGGTGTCACTCACTCAAGCAGCTCATCGCAATGGATCTTTGCCCAGAAATTACGAAATCAAGACGATAATGGACTCGTGGACTCTGCAAACCGG CTATCCCGTGGTCAATGTGACCCGTGACTATACGGCAAAATCAGCGAGGCTCAGCCAGGAACGTTATTTGCGGAATACCCAGATACCTCGAGACCAACGAGTTGGCTGTTGGTGGGTGCCACTGAGTTATACAACGGAGAAGGAAAAGGACTTCAGTAACACGGTGCCCAAGGCTTGGATGGAGTGCAGCAGAAATGGCGAGAGTCTACCCAAGACCATCTATGATCTTCCTGGATCCGATCAGTGGGTAATCTTTAACACCCAACTGTCGACACCATATAAAGTGAACTACGATGCCCAGAACTGGAAGCTTTTAATCGAGACTTTGAACAGCGAGGATTTCGAGAGCATTCACGTGATCAATAGGGCCCAACTTATAGACGATATCCTTTACTTTGCCTGGACAGGGGAGCAGGACTACGAGACAGCACTGCAAGTGACAAACTATCTGCAAAGAGAACGGGATCTTCTACCTTGGAGAGCGGCCTTCAACAATCTAAAGTTGTTGAATAGGATTCTTCGACAGACCCCGAACTTTGGGCTCTTTAAA AGCTATATGAAGAAGCTCTTGAGTCCAATCTACGAGCACCTAAACGGCATGAATGACACATTCAGTTCGATCCAACAGCAGAATGAGATTCTGCTAAAGACGACGGTGGTCGATTGGGCATGTCAATACCAGGTTTCCGATTGTGTACCCCGGGCACAGTCCTATTTCCGCCGCTGGAAATCCGAGGCTAATCCCGACGAAAAGAACCCGATTCCGATCAACTTTCGCAGCACTGTTTACTGCACCGCCATAAGACATGGAACCGATGAGGATTGGGACTTCCTCTGGACGCGGTACAAGAAATCAAATGTGGGTTCCGAGCAGCAGACCATTTTGGCTACCCTGGGTTGCTCGAGAGAAGTTTGGATATTGCAGCGCTATCTGGAGATGGCCTTTAATCCGAAGGGAGGCATTCGCAAGCAGGATTCTACGCTTGTCTTTCAAGCAGTAGCCTCCAGACAAATCGGAATCCTGCTGGCCAAGAAGTACTTCATGGAAAATGTGGAACTTATCCATAAGTA CTATTATCCCCAAACGAGGACAATGTCTCGTCTTCTGAAGCCATTTTCTGAGCAAGTTATCACTACAGGTGACCTGAATGAATTCAGGACCTTTACTATTAGTTCTCAAAAGTACCTAAAGGGCGTTCGCCAGGCGATTCAGCAGACGTTAGAGACAATGCTCACCAATGTGCAGTGGAAGGAGCGAAACTATCAGCACTTTTCCCGCTCCATACAGCAACACCTGAATAATATACCGACATCTTTAGAACATCTTCAGAAGTCCactataaaaagaaatttaaataaactactagttaatatatag
- the LOC108065367 gene encoding aminopeptidase Ey-like isoform X2: protein MKWFLFFVLAIGLGLCSSTVNSVSGYNYYRLPTALRPQKYYLRILTFLENPDDLRFAGTVKILIEALENTRNITLHSKNLTIDESQITLRQVSGEGRKDNCVSSTSVNPSQDYYILNTCEELLAGNVYKLSLPFSADLSRQLFGYYRSSYKDPVANVTRWLSSTQFEPAWARKAFPCFDEPSYKASFVVTLGYHKKLTALSNMPIKETKPHESLPNYVWSQFEESVPMSTYLVAYSVNDFANKPSTLPNGALFRTWARPNAIDQCDFAAEFGPRVLQYYEQFFGIKFPLPKIDQIAVPDFSAGAMENWGLVTYRESTLLFSEGHSSLADKQDLANVVAHELAHQWFGNLVTMKWWTDLWLNEGFATYVAGLGVHNIHPDWHSKDRGSLQSMMASFRLDSLVSSHPVSRPIQMVTEIEESFDAISYQKGSSVLRMMHLFMGEEAFRSGLKQYLQLYTYKNAEQDDLWVSLTQAAHRNGSLPRNYEIKTIMDSWTLQTGYPVVNVTRDYTAKSARLSQERYLRNTQIPRDQRVGCWWVPLSYTTEKEKDFSNTVPKAWMECSRNGESLPKTIYDLPGSDQWVIFNTQLSTPYKVNYDAQNWKLLIETLNSEDFESIHVINRAQLIDDILYFAWTGEQDYETALQVTNYLQRERDLLPWRAAFNNLKLLNRILRQTPNFGLFKSYMKKLLSPIYEHLNGMNDTFSSIQQQNEILLKTTVVDWACQYQVSDCVPRAQSYFRRWKSEANPDEKNPIPINFRSTVYCTAIRHGTDEDWDFLWTRYKKSNVGSEQQTILATLGCSREVWILQRYLEMAFNPKGGIRKQDSTLVFQAVASRQIGILLAKKYFMENVELIHKYYYPQTRTMSRLLKPFSEQVITTGDLNEFRTFTISSQKYLKGVRQAIQQTLETMLTNVQWKERNYQHFSRSIQQHLNNIPTSLEHLQKSTIKRNLNKLLVNI, encoded by the exons ATGAAGTGGTTTCTGTTCTTCGTACTGGCCATTGGCCTGGGTTTATGTTCATCCACGGTGAATTCGGTTTCCGGTTACAACTACTACCGATTGCCGACTGCTTTGAGGCCCCAAAAGTATTACTTGCGTATCCTGACATTTCTGGAAAATCCAGATGATTTGCGCTTTGCCGGGACAGTTAAAATCTTAATTGAAGCCCTGGAAAATACCAGGAACATAACGTTGCACTCAAAGAACCTGACCATAGATGAGTCCCAGATAACTCTTCGCCAAGTCAGCGGAGAGGGAAGAAAGGATAACTGTGTGTCCTCCACGTCGGTGAATCCCAGCCAAGACTATTACATCCTGAACACCTGTGAGGAACTTTTGGCTGGAAATGTTTACAAACTAAGCTTGCCCTTCTCCGCCGATTTAAGTCGACAACTGTTTGGCTATTACCGAAGTTCTTACAAAGATCCCGTTGCCAACGTTACGCG TTGGTTGTCTTCTACCCAATTTGAACCTGCTTGGGCTCGAAAGGCCTTTCCCTGCTTCGATGAGCCCAGCTATAAGGCGTCCTTTGTGGTCACATTGGGTTATCACAAGAAGCTCACGGCCCTCAGCAATATGCCCATAAAGGAAACCAAGCCTCA TGAATCGCTTCCCAACTACGTATGGAGTCAGTTTGAGGAGTCAGTGCCCATGTCCACTTACCTGGTGGCCTATTCCGTTAACGATTTCGCCAACAAGCCTTCTACTCTGCCAAATGGCGCTCTTTTCCGCACTTGGGCCAGACCCAATGCCATTGATCAATGTGATTTTGCAGCGGAGTTTGGACCCCGAGTACTCCAATACTATGAACAGTTCTTCGGCATCAAGTTTCCACTGCCCAAAATCGATCAGATAGCAGTTCCCGATTTCAGTGCCGGTGCCATGGAAAACTGGGGTCTGGTGACCTACAGGGAGTCCACACTTCTCTTCTCGGAAGGTCACTCTTCTTTGGCGGACAAACAGGACCTCGCCAATGTAGTGGCCCATGAGTTGGCCCATCAGTGGTTCGGAAATCTG GTCACCATGAAGTGGTGGACTGATCTCTGGCTCAACGAGGGATTCGCCACTTATGTGGCTGGCTTAGGAGTACACAACATCCATCCCGATTGGCACTCAAAGGACAGAGGTTCATTGCAATCCATGATGGCCTCCTTTCGTCTGGATTCTCTAGTCAGCAGTCACCCAGTTTCGAGGCCCATTCAAATGGTAACCGAGATCGAGGAAAGCTTCGATGCAATCTCTTACCAGAAGGGATCTTCAGTACTGCGAATGATGCACTTGTTTATGGGTGAAGAAGCCTTCCGATCCGGTTTGAAGCAGTACCTGCAGTTGTACACCTATAAGAATGCAGAACAGGATGATCTGTGGGTGTCACTCACTCAAGCAGCTCATCGCAATGGATCTTTGCCCAGAAATTACGAAATCAAGACGATAATGGACTCGTGGACTCTGCAAACCGG CTATCCCGTGGTCAATGTGACCCGTGACTATACGGCAAAATCAGCGAGGCTCAGCCAGGAACGTTATTTGCGGAATACCCAGATACCTCGAGACCAACGAGTTGGCTGTTGGTGGGTGCCACTGAGTTATACAACGGAGAAGGAAAAGGACTTCAGTAACACGGTGCCCAAGGCTTGGATGGAGTGCAGCAGAAATGGCGAGAGTCTACCCAAGACCATCTATGATCTTCCTGGATCCGATCAGTGGGTAATCTTTAACACCCAACTGTCGACACCATATAAAGTGAACTACGATGCCCAGAACTGGAAGCTTTTAATCGAGACTTTGAACAGCGAGGATTTCGAGAGCATTCACGTGATCAATAGGGCCCAACTTATAGACGATATCCTTTACTTTGCCTGGACAGGGGAGCAGGACTACGAGACAGCACTGCAAGTGACAAACTATCTGCAAAGAGAACGGGATCTTCTACCTTGGAGAGCGGCCTTCAACAATCTAAAGTTGTTGAATAGGATTCTTCGACAGACCCCGAACTTTGGGCTCTTTAAA AGCTATATGAAGAAGCTCTTGAGTCCAATCTACGAGCACCTAAACGGCATGAATGACACATTCAGTTCGATCCAACAGCAGAATGAGATTCTGCTAAAGACGACGGTGGTCGATTGGGCATGTCAATACCAGGTTTCCGATTGTGTACCCCGGGCACAGTCCTATTTCCGCCGCTGGAAATCCGAGGCTAATCCCGACGAAAAGAACCCGATTCCGATCAACTTTCGCAGCACTGTTTACTGCACCGCCATAAGACATGGAACCGATGAGGATTGGGACTTCCTCTGGACGCGGTACAAGAAATCAAATGTGGGTTCCGAGCAGCAGACCATTTTGGCTACCCTGGGTTGCTCGAGAGAAGTTTGGATATTGCAGCGCTATCTGGAGATGGCCTTTAATCCGAAGGGAGGCATTCGCAAGCAGGATTCTACGCTTGTCTTTCAAGCAGTAGCCTCCAGACAAATCGGAATCCTGCTGGCCAAGAAGTACTTCATGGAAAATGTGGAACTTATCCATAAGTA CTATTATCCCCAAACGAGGACAATGTCTCGTCTTCTGAAGCCATTTTCTGAGCAAGTTATCACTACAGGTGACCTGAATGAATTCAGGACCTTTACTATTAGTTCTCAAAAGTACCTAAAGGGCGTTCGCCAGGCGATTCAGCAGACGTTAGAGACAATGCTCACCAATGTGCAGTGGAAGGAGCGAAACTATCAGCACTTTTCCCGCTCCATACAGCAACACCTGAATAATATACCGACATCTTTAGAACATCTTCAGAAGTCCactataaaaagaaatttaaataaactactagttaatatatag